One Ostrinia nubilalis chromosome 6, ilOstNubi1.1, whole genome shotgun sequence genomic region harbors:
- the LOC135072567 gene encoding uncharacterized protein LOC135072567, which translates to MAAEEALPPCSPMSPDAPAAPPRTITSFNHHSDLHQLIFEAVRSGEVSEIERLVEKLGVEVLSARDQHGYTPAHWAALDGSVAVMRYLVERAAPVDLSCLGTQGPRPIHWACRKGHASVVQVLLQSGVAVNAADFKGLTPLMTACMYGKTATAAYLLGMGAATRLSDINGDTALHWAAYKGHADLVRLLIYSGVPLHCTDNFGSTPLHLACLSGNLTCVRLLCEKVKAELEPRDKNGKTPLMLAQSHRHAEVVKLLQKEMKRKSHWMPPLSELWALLFGGAGDSKGPLLFFLVSVLLWAYPMYVIRCIPLTWNTLRLSHYCFLYWNAIMWLSWVIANRRDPGYIPQNSETYYRAIRQIPYYDKWKKRNVILSRLCHTCRCLRPLRAKHCRICKRCVAYFDHHCPFIYNCVGVRNRMWFFLFVMSVAINCTLSIYFACYCLLLEGFGLLYVLGLLEAITFCALGWILTCTSILHACMNLTTNEMFNYKRYPYLRDKRGRYQNPFSRGPIMNLIEFFVCLPDKCDEQDFFHEETI; encoded by the exons TGAAGTATCAGAGATCGAGCGTCTAGTGGAGAAgctgggggtggaagtgctgagCGCCCGCGACCAGCACGGCTACACCCCCGCGCACTGGGCGGCGCTGGACGGCAGCGTTGCCGTCATGCGCTACCTCGTCGAGCGCGCCGCGCCCGTCGACCTGTCCTGCCTCGGCACTCAA GGTCCACGTCCCATCCACTGGGCTTGCCGCAAAGGCCACGCTTCTGTGGTCCAAGTTTTATTGCAATCAGGAGTAGCTGTTAACGCGGCAGACTTCAAAG GTTTAACACCGTTAATGACAGCCTGTATGTATGGGAAAACGGCGACAGCAGCCTACTTGCTAGGCATGGGTGCCGCCACCAGGCTCTCAGACATCAATGGAGACACCGCACTGCACTGGGCAGCGTACAAAGGCCACGCAGATTTGGTCCGTTTGCTGATTTACTCAGGGGTTCCTTTGCACTGCACGGACAACTTCGGATCCACGCCGCTGCACCTGGCGTGCTTGTCAGGCAATCTGACCTGCGTCAGGCTGCTATGCGAAAAG GTGAAGGCAGAACTGGAGCCTCGGGACAAGAACGGCAAGACGCCTCTCATGCTGGCCCAGAGCCACCGTCACGCCGAAGTGGTGAAGCTTCTCCAGAAAGAGATGAAGCGCAAGTCCCACTGGATGCCGCCGCTGTCGGAGCTGTGGGCGCTGCTGTTCGGAGGCGCCGGAGACTCCAAGGGACCGCTGCTGTTCTTCTTGGTCTCTGTACTCTTGTGGGCCTACCCGATGTATGTTATTCGC TGCATACCACTAACCTGGAACACTTTACGCCTATCGCACTACTGCTTTCTCTACTGGAACGCGATCATGTGGCTGAGCTGGGTGATCGCCAACAGGCGCGACCCGGGCTACATCCCGCAGAACTCCGAGACCTACTACCGCGCCATCCGCCAGATACCGTACTACGACAAGTGGAAGAAGCGGAACGTGATCCTCTCGCGGCTGTGCCACACTTGCCGGTGCTTGAGGCCGTtgag AGCGAAACATTGCCGCATCTGCAAGCGTTGCGTGGCATACTTCGACCACCACTGCCCTTTCATATACAATTGCGTGGGAGTGCGGAATCGAATGTGGTTCTTTCTGTTCGTGATGAGTGTGGCCATCAACTGCACTCTCTCAATATACTTCGCCTGCTACTGTCTCCTACTGGAAGGCTTCGGCCTTCTCTACGTCCTAGGCCTACTGGAAGCGATCACCTTCTGCGCACTTGGCTGGATACTCACCTGCACATCT ATACTGCACGCCTGTATGAACTTGACCACGAACGAAATGTTCAACTACAAAAGATACCCGTATCTTCGCGACAAGAGAGGACGCTACCAGAATCCCTTTTCTAGGGGCCCAATCATGAATCTGATCGAATTCTTTGTGTGCCTTCCTGACAAGTGTGATGAGCAAGACTTTTTCCACGAAGAGACCATATGA